The genomic DNA ATGTGCCAAACGCACACTACCTATAACAACGACAAGAGCTACTACACAAACCCGCCTCTCAACTTGAACGACACAAGATGACTGCTCCTATAACCCAACAACAATCAGCTCaggccaaggacgccgccgccgccgcctctgtGCGCAAGCGGAGGAGACGGGctcccgccggcggcgccgccgatgactGCTTCACCTGCTCCAAGAGAAGCGTCAAGTGTGACCGCAGACGGCCTTATTGCTCGCAATGCCTCGAGATCGGCAACGAGTGCTCCGGATACAAGACCCAACTGACCTGGGGAGTCGGTGTCGCCAGCAGAGGCAAGCTGCGCGGCCTGTCTCTTCCCATCGCTAAGGCGCCCCCCGTCGCCGGGGTTGCGAAGAAGTCGCCCGTCCGTCCCCGCGCCAACTCGACAGCCACCACTGCAGGATGGGCAGACGCCGACAACGTTTCTCGGAGAAATAAgcgcgacgatgccggctTCTCGCCAGAGCACGTCGTCTCGACGCCCACAACACCCTTCCCCCACAGCTACGACCTTCTCTCCATGTCACATCCCGAGCACACGCCCTCTTTGACCGCCGGACACTGGGGCGGTCTCCCATATGCGAACAGCATGCCTACGGATGGGCCCAACTACCGGAAACTGGGTGCTCACCTGGGCCCCATCCCCATTTCGGGAGCCATGTCTTCGTCGCTCGACTCGGTGAGCGACGCCGACTACATGTCGCCCATTAGCCACTCGTACTCGAGAGACGACATACCATTTCTCCACAGCCCCAACGTAATGTATGACGGCTACAGCACCCACGGCTCGCCGGTGCCACAAAgccccatctcggccatcctCATCGACCAGAGGGGGGCGCCTACGTCGTGCCCTAGCCTCGTGTACGCCCCGTCGGAACATAGTTCAAGCCTCACGTCGCACATGGACAACTTCGAAAGTCAGTTGAGTCAGAAACTGATGCGGGAGTGTGACACTCTGAGTGAGACGTCCTGTCCGGCTCTGTTTTGGGACCAGACCCGCTGACGTGTGTGTGACGGCTTTAGGCGTTCCCGAGATGGATGCGTATAGCAACAGCTGCAACTCCAACAGCCATGTCtggacctcgccgcctcccgaAAGTATGTCACCGCACCACTCGGACCACCACCAGGCTTCGGCCCAGTGGCCTACCATGTTCGAGCCGCAGGCCGTTCACGTCAACCCGGATCTCATCGCCAAGATGCCCTTCTTCATGGACTACTACAAGAACATCATGTGCCCGTCTATGGTCTTCATGGACGGGCCGGGCAATCCGTACAGGGAGCACATCCTCCACCTGGCCTCCAACAGCCAGAGCCTTCAGCACGCCATCTGCGCCCTGTCGGCCTGCAACCTGCGGATGAAGCGCCGGCTCAGCCTGGGCCAGGACACGCGCGAGCTCTCGGAGAAGCTCATGGCCGAGAAGTCGACAGCCGAGTCCATGGCTGACGCACAGCCCGAGGACCAGTCCCTCTCGGAGGAGTACCAACACCGGAACCTCGCAGTCCACCTGCTCAACCAGCAGCTCAATGACCCGGCCAAGTCCAGCCACGACTCGGTCCTGGCGACCATCCTACTCCTCTGCCACTACCGCATGGTGGAATCTGGCATCGCAAAGTTCCACACGCAGTTTGCCGGCGTTAAGAAGATCCTATCCATTCGGCGGTCGCAAAACCTTGCGCCCTCGCGCGACTCGGCGTGGATGGAAGCCATCTTTACCTACTTCGacgccatctcggccagcaTCAACGACCGCGAGGCCCAGCTCAACTCGACATTTTACGGCGTCATGCCGGACGCCCAGCTCCTGCCGCCCGGTGCAGAGAACCTCGTCGGCTGCGATCGCGAGCTCTTCAAGACTATCAGCAAGCTCGGCAGACTCAACTTGCTGTCCCAGCACCGCGCCGTCCAgaacctcgtcggcggtccAGGAGGGCGTAACGTCCCATCCCGTTCCCAGTCGCCACTCGGTTCGCCCCTGGGCCACGCCTATAAGGGGAGCATCGGTGGCCtgcatcagcagcagcaaatGGGCGACGCCTTCAACATGCCCATGCGGTTCGACGGCAATGGCTTTGGCTCgaccctcgacgacgacgaattcgcctcgtcgtcgctgtgctcgtcggcgacataCGACGATCACCGCAACAACTTTTGGCGGGAGTGGAAGGAAGCGCGCGTGGCGCTCCAGAGCTGGGAGTTCGACTCGGCGCGCGTGCACGCGTCGCTCCCGTCTCCCGCAACACCTGCGCAGGTCCGTGACCTCGGGTCGCTGTCCGAGGCGTTCCGGTACGCGGCGCTGCTGTACACGGAGCGGCTGGCGTCGCCGAACGTGCCATCGACGCACAGCAACTTCCAGAACCTCGTGTCGCAGGTCGTCTACTACGCCACGAGCCTCGAAGCCGCGGGCGGCCAGGCCGAGAAGTTCTTATTGTGGCCGCTCTTCGTGGCGGGCAGCGAGTGCGTCAACGGGCTGCAGCAGAACATTGTGCGGAGCAAGTGCCGTGACATCATGGCACGCTCGGGGTACATGAACAACCTTGCGGCGCTCGACGTGCTCGAGCGCCTTTGGGCCGGTGAGTGGAAGGACGGCGAGCCCCGGAGCCCCGCGGCGGTCAAGCTCGAGGCGATGCGCCGGGGCCCGTTTAACTGGACCAGGTGCATCGGCGGGCCCGGTGTCGAGGTGGAGTGGATCATGTTCTAAGAAAGGGGCCTCTCATCCCgcggagggagagagagacggacaGGCCGGCAGGGATTCATATTGGACTCAGAAGCACGCGAGTCACGCGCAACAGCGGTCTGAATGCGCGTTGTTTTATTTTCTTGGTCCTTTTTTTCCttgggggtttttttttatggtttttgttttgttttgctAGGCGGCAAGCTGGGCTTGTGTCATGAACTGATGAGACCGGGTCCGCGGAGTCGACGGATCCTATCTGTAAATCTGTACAATAGCGCGCGAACCTCTACAAAACTGCATAACTTCACGACACGGAGTTCACATGGGAGAAGGAAGGGAACGGCACACGAGGTCTCGGACGGACTCTTTGCATGAAGGACGACGATCTGGAGAAGAACGGCCAGAAGAGGGAAGGATTAGCTTTAGCTTCACGGAATGCAGCATCACGAGATAAGAAAAGGAAGCAAAACAGAGGAAAAACGAGAGAACCATTTAAAAAAACTATGCATCACACGCAATCTCCATGTTTCCCTACAGCCTAACCCCTCCGTGACCGACTGATAGATGCCTCGGTCCGAGAGTcactcgtcctcgtcttggGATTGTGCTCCGTAGAGCCACTGTAGTTGAATCACACCGGTCCCTCCCTCGTTAGAGGTCGATGGCAATGGCGTGctccgtcggcctcggccctcgacgatgatggtACCTGCAGTCTACACTGCCGGGAACGGCCAGGCGCAGCAGGCGGCGAACGGCGGGCGGATCCTCCTCGCTCAGGGTCCAGGCTGGGCTTTCGGTCTCCTCCAGGCTTCAGCGTCTCATCATGTCGAGCTGGGTGAGCAGGCGAGAAGCTGGATGTAGGTGTGCGAGTAGGGGagtgagaggggggggggataaaAGGAGTGAGGGGTGCAGTGAGGAGGAGAACAGAGGTTCGGTGGCTTTTTTTTGCCTCCCGCTCGGTCTCCTCCCCCCTGACCCCGGGCCAAGACCCGGCCGGGCCCACCGCCGAGGAACTTGGGGAGGTCGTCGGCCAGTCGCAATGACTCCAAGCGCCGTTCGGGGGTACGGCCGCGGGAGGCGCATGTGGGTACGATCCACGACCCATGTGCCCAAGTGCGAGAGGCAAATGGGGAGGCAGATCGAGAACCGCTTTTGGCACCTGTTCTCCGCGTACGGGTAGAGGGCTCGTGGCAAGCGAGGACGGTGATGGGGGGTAAaaaagaggggagagggtgATGTAAAACGAGGTTTTGGCTGTGCGGGAGAAGATCGGGATTTGAACTCGATAGCATGACGGCGGAAAAGGCCCGAGTGAGCAGAGATGGAGGACAGCAGGTCTTGCCAGGCGAGTCTTTCCGTATCGCGCGTTCACTCGAACCCGTATCTCATCCTACTCGGTTTCGCGATCCTGGCGGACTCGGTTGCGGCAGACCGAGGCGAGCCC from Colletotrichum higginsianum IMI 349063 chromosome 3, whole genome shotgun sequence includes the following:
- a CDS encoding Fungal transcriptional regulatory protein; the encoded protein is MTAPITQQQSAQAKDAAAAASVRKRRRRAPAGGAADDCFTCSKRSVKCDRRRPYCSQCLEIGNECSGYKTQLTWGVGVASRGKLRGLSLPIAKAPPVAGVAKKSPVRPRANSTATTAGWADADNVSRRNKRDDAGFSPEHVVSTPTTPFPHSYDLLSMSHPEHTPSLTAGHWGGLPYANSMPTDGPNYRKLGAHLGPIPISGAMSSSLDSVSDADYMSPISHSYSRDDIPFLHSPNVMYDGYSTHGSPVPQSPISAILIDQRGAPTSCPSLVYAPSEHSSSLTSHMDNFESVPEMDAYSNSCNSNSHVWTSPPPESMSPHHSDHHQASAQWPTMFEPQAVHVNPDLIAKMPFFMDYYKNIMCPSMVFMDGPGNPYREHILHLASNSQSLQHAICALSACNLRMKRRLSLGQDTRELSEKLMAEKSTAESMADAQPEDQSLSEEYQHRNLAVHLLNQQLNDPAKSSHDSVLATILLLCHYRMVESGIAKFHTQFAGVKKILSIRRSQNLAPSRDSAWMEAIFTYFDAISASINDREAQLNSTFYGVMPDAQLLPPGAENLVGCDRELFKTISKLGRLNLLSQHRAVQNLVGGPGGRNVPSRSQSPLGSPLGHAYKGSIGGLHQQQQMGDAFNMPMRFDGNGFGSTLDDDEFASSSLCSSATYDDHRNNFWREWKEARVALQSWEFDSARVHASLPSPATPAQVRDLGSLSEAFRYAALLYTERLASPNVPSTHSNFQNLVSQVVYYATSLEAAGGQAEKFLLWPLFVAGSECVNGLQQNIVRSKCRDIMARSGYMNNLAALDVLERLWAGEWKDGEPRSPAAVKLEAMRRGPFNWTRCIGGPGVEVEWIMF